Proteins co-encoded in one Arachis hypogaea cultivar Tifrunner chromosome 13, arahy.Tifrunner.gnm2.J5K5, whole genome shotgun sequence genomic window:
- the LOC112732972 gene encoding uncharacterized protein: MIRSQNGCTNTHKRPFALDSSSSNSNPIKKKKPTATATASASVLFTHFDSPLLSSLNGVVSTPNSIILHPDSPYTIGRTPRHCDFFFRHRHVSKRHCQILFDGSLRKLYILNGVFLSCNGSKTRVVHEFRKRIMSFRAGGSGGGGEEAFAFRKASNGVFVNGVEIDKGTAVELSVGDKVSLVCGNDDCSCGIGNRVGFLVQRIVFENRFREGCDDDDEIDGLTCSGHSQGNRNKRVLAVRANGLRTNVFSRYERVVERAKFILERCREILLRDDPVSCIFRAVSDTQFGLKCDRGGSLVNSSVSANDVRLLVNAEEQFDCDKSQRMNFTVEDRTNDLAQLSSEALCEGKGVAVEAEGDELHQHVFHKGILDDNVDKIPLNSVGVEDIPSDRYKGANNGGMFHPSPGKNFYLNRLQFLEHASSELQHSISLPELLYPVESISRMFIATFTSDINWFLTYCKIPFHLPVTVACHNTESCWSSRPNERVFVPYQDYPNLVVVYPPFPETIAFGSNHKRQGIACHHPKLIVLQREDNIRVIITSANLVEKQWNSVTNTIWWQDFPRAVSADFASLFPKSDEETQRDSKCDFAGHLAGFMAALMIDIPSQAHWITLLTKYDFGGATGHLVASVPGIHLYKTLIMPESFQSNLFLGSVVASVVGLSHLFRSSVDSKSARLKALATFLGKSCTNAYGKLKVILRRNHNVPADENAVSILVPDPDGTSEGDYVQLGFLPRNVAKWVSPLWDAGFLRFSGYVCPREALAAALGENPNKVQLILNVSRGNHFQDTSKMMESEHIAAFGSLIASIQRCYGLWRLQEVLNRYKWPESLESDIIYGASSIGSSVNSKFLAAFSAAAGKKSLQHFDSEESDPEWGCWNAREELKNPSVRIIFPTIERVKNAYNGILPSRRILCFTERTWQRLKTLDILHDAIPHPHDRIGHPMHTKVVRRRFWSRSTRDAPSIGWVYCGSHNFSAAAWGRQISNPFDTKSDGPRKGDPCSNSGLHICNYELGIIFTFPPTEENMDCPQVKSTRLDDIVLPFVVPAPKYGWRDRPATMQAMRDAMAELNEHEREKLAEEEMLEEVVEEEEEVEGNDYVGGEEEKEEEKAYAEILWSQVDSSDST, from the exons ATGATCCGTTCCCAAAACGGTTGCACCAATACTCACAAGAGACCTTTCGCACTCGATTCTTCCTCTTCCAATTCTAATccgatcaagaagaagaagccaacCGCAACAGCAACCGCCTCCGCCTCCGTTCTATTTACCCACTTCGACTCGCCCCTCCTTTCATCCCTAAACGGCGTCGTTTCCACCCccaactccatcatcctccatccGGACTCCCCCTACACCATTGGCCGCACTCCCCGCCACTGCGATTTCTTCTTCCGCCACCGCCACGTCAGCAAGCGCCACTGCCAGATCCTCTTCGATGGTTCCCTCCGCAAACTTTACATCCTCAATGGAGTTTTTCTATCCTGCAACGGTTCTAAAACTCGTGTCGTTCACGAGTTCAGGAAAAGGATAATGTCGTTTAGAGCCGGCGGCAGTGGCGGTGGCGGGGAAGAGGCTTTCGCGTTTCGAAAAGCTTCCAATGGAGTTTTCGTGAACGGTGTCGAGATCGATAAGGGAACGGCCGTGGAGTTGTCGGTTGGAGACAAGGTCTCACTGGTGTGTGGGAACGATGATTGTTCGTGTGGAATTGGGAACCGGGTAGGGTTTTTAGTTCAAAGAATCGTTTTCGAAAATCGGTTTCGTGAAGGGTGTGACGATGATGATGAAATTGATGGGTTAACATGCTCGGGGCACTCACAAGGGAATAGGAACAAGAGGGTTCTTGCTGTTAGGGCAAATGGGTTGCGTACCAATGTGTTTTCAAGATATGAGCGAGTTGTTGAGAGGGCGAAATTTATTTTAGAGAGGTGCAGGGAAATCTTGCTTAGGGATGATCCAgtgtcttgcatttttcgagctgTGTCGGATACACAGTTCGGATTGAAGTGTGATCGTGGTGGCAGTTTGGTGAACAGCAGTGTTTCTGCCAATGATGTTAGATTGTTGGTGAATGCTGAAGAGCAATTTGACTGTGACAAGTCACAAAGGATGAACTTTACAGTGGAAGATAGAACTAATGACTTAGCACAGTTGAGTTCAGAGGCTCTTTGTGAAGGTAAAGGGGTGGCCGTGGAAGCTGAAGGTGATGAACTTCATCAGCATGTTTTTCATAAAGGAATTTTGGATGATAATGTTGATAAGATACCCTTGAATTCAGTAGGGGTGGAAGATATTCCTTCTGATAGGTACAAAGGGGCAAATAATGGAGGCATGTTTCATCCTTCGCCTGGGAAGAACTTTTACCTGAATCGCCTTCAATTTTTGGAACATGCTTCCTCAGAACTTCAGCATTCCATATCTCTCCCTGAACTTCTGTATCCCGTTGAAAGCATTTCAAGGATGTTCATTGCAACATTTACAAGTGACATAAACTG GTTCTTGACATATTGCAAGATTCCTTTTCATCTGCCAGTTACGGTTGCTTGTCATAACACTGAGAGCTGTTGGAGTTCAAGACCTAATGAAAGAGTATTTGTGCCCTACCAGGATTATCCTAACCTAGTTGTAGT TTATCCTCCATTTCCTGAAACCATAGCATTTGGTAGTAACCACAAGAGACAGGGGATTGCTTGCCATCATCCAAAGTTGATTGTTCTGCAAAGAGAAGATAATATAAGAGTTATCATTACATCTGCAAATTTGGTGGAAAAGCAG TGGAACAGTGTGACTAATACTATTTGGTGGCAAGATTTCCCTCGTGCTGTCTCAGCTGATTTTGCATCACTTTTCCCAAAATCGGATGAAGAAACTCAGAGAGATTCAAAATGTGATTTTGCTGGACATTTGGCTGGGTTTATGGCTGCTCTCATGATTGATATACCCAGCCAAGCCCACTGGATTACCCTGTTGACTAAATATGACTTTGGAGGTGCAACAGGACATCTTGTTGCTTCAGTACCTGGGATTCACTTGTACAAAACTTTGATCATGCCTGAATCTTTCCAGTCCAATCTT TTTCTTGGTTCAGTTGTGGCATCTGTGGTTGGTTTGAGCCATCTTTTCCGCTCTTCAGTAGATTCAAAAAGTGCAAGACTTAAAGCACTGGCTACTTTCCTTGGGAAGTCTTGTACAAATGCTTATGGGAAGTTGAAGGTTATTCTGAGAAGAAATCACAATGTTCCTGCTGACGAAAATGCCGTTAGCATTCTTGTTCCAGACCCTGATGGAACTTCTGAGGGAG ATTATGTTCAACTTGGTTTTCTGCCTAGAAATGTAGCAAAATGGGTTTCTCCTCTTTGGGATGCTGGATTCCTCAGGTTTTCTGGTTATGTTTGTCCCAGAGAGGCCCTTGCAGCTGCCTTAGGAGAAAATCCAAACAAAGTACAACTGATTTTAAATGTGTCACGG GGGAATCATTTTCAAGATACATCAAAGATGATGGAATCTGAGCACATTGCTGCTTTTGGATCACTCATTGCTTCTATCCAAAGATGCTATGGCCTATGGAGATTGCAAGAG GTTCTGAATCGATATAAGTGGCCTGAGTCATTAGAGTCTGATATTATATATG GTGCATCTTCTATTGGTTCATCTGTCAATTCAAAATTTCTTGCTGCATTTTCTGCTGCTGCTGGGAAGAAATCATTGCAACATTTTGATTCAGAAGAGTCTGATCCTGAA TGGGGCTGCTGGAATGCGAGGGAAGAATTGAAGAACCCTTCTGTTAGGATCATTTTTCCCACTATTGAAAGAGTGAAGAATGCATATAATGGGATTTTGCCTTCAAGACGCATTCTTTGCTTCACCGAG AGAACATGGCAAAGGTTGAAGACTTTAGATATACTTCATGATGCTATCCCTCATCCCCATGACAGAATAGGACACCCGATGCATACCAAG GTGGTTAGGAGACGCTTCTGGTCTAGGAGTACAAGGGATGCACCCTCCATTGGTTGGGTATATTGTGGGTCTCATAATTTTAGTGCAGCTGCCTGGGGACGACAAATTTCGAATCCATTTGATACCAAATCCGATGGACCTCGAAAAGGGGACCCTTGTTCGAATTCTGGGCTTCACATTTGCAATTACGAACTTGGGATTATTTTTACTTTCCCTCCTACTGAAGAAAATATGGATTGTCCTCAAGTTAAAAGCACAAGATTAGATGATATAGTTCTGCCATTTGTGGTGCCTGCTCCTAAATATGGATGGAGAGATAGGCCAGCTACAATGCAGGCTATGAGGGATGCGATGGCGGAGCTCAATGAGCACGAGAGGGAGaaacttgcagaagaagaaatgttggaggaggttgttgaggaagaggaagaagtggaagGAAATGATTATGTTGGTggtgaggaggagaaggaggaggagaaggcaTATGCTGAGATACTGTGGAGCCAGGTTGATTCTTCCGATAGCACTTGA